From Spodoptera frugiperda isolate SF20-4 chromosome 27, AGI-APGP_CSIRO_Sfru_2.0, whole genome shotgun sequence, a single genomic window includes:
- the LOC126912630 gene encoding transposable element Tc3 transposase, protein MSQWMGEQRAFAIEAYFKANDSCAIARRRFCSRYNIRRLRDAPSEDLIRLWVSRFRATSSAANNPRPGPSRRSRTDDNIELVANSLRDNPRQSVRKRGAALGLPKTIVHEILKKDLKLHPFKIQIVQALKPNDYNLRKSFCETMLQRFRTVNTIFWSDEAHFHLNGSVNKQNCRYWSPIGQNPRLKHQQPLHSPKVTVWCALSSKGIIGPYFFENRQEQAITVTAVSYRRMLTDFFLPKLKEHPAYSLQTWFHQDGATPHTARETMALLRDLFPNKLISRFADIPWPPRSPDLTPMDFFLWGYLKSKVYETAPPTISALKENIVREVHDIPTSLLQRVARNTEARFQECVRRDGQHLDEIIFKK, encoded by the coding sequence ATGTCGCAGTGGATGGGTGAACAACGTGCATTCGCAATCGAAGCTTATTTTAAAGCAAACGATTCCTGTGCCATTGCTCGTCGAAGATTTTGTTCGCGGTACAATATCCGACGGTTACGTGATGCGCCAAGCGAAGATTTGATTCGATTGTGGGTGAGCAGGTTCAGAGCAACAAGTTCAGCAGCAAATAATCCGCGGCCGGGACCCAGTCGAAGGTCGAGGACTGATGACAACATCGAACTAGTCGCAAACAGTTTACGCGATAACCCGCGACAGTCCGTGCGTAAGAGAGGGGCTGCTCTAGGGCTCCCAAAAACGATTGTGcacgaaatattgaaaaaggacCTTAAACTTCACccctttaaaattcaaattgtgcAAGCGCTTAAACCTAATGATTACAATTTGCGCAAAAGTTTCTGCGAAACAATGTTGCAGCGATTTCGTACAGTGAACACAATCTTTTGGAGCGATGAAgcccattttcatttaaatggaaGTGTAAATAAACAGAACTGTCGTTATTGGTCACCTATAGGACAGAACCCACGATTGAAACATCAACAGCCACTTCACAGTCCCAAAGTGACGGTTTGGTGTGCATTGTCAAGCAAAGGAATAATCGGAccctatttttttgaaaatcgtcAAGAACAAGCCATTACTGTGACCGCCGTTTCTTATCGGCGAATGCTTACCGATTTTTTCCTGccaaaattaaaagaacatCCTGCCTACAGTTTACAGACATGGTTCCATCAAGATGGCGCCACGCCTCACACTGCTAGAGAGACCATGGCGCTTCTTCGTGATTTGTTCCCTAACAAATTGATAAGCCGTTTCGCTGACATCCCCTGGCCACCCAGGTCGCCGGATCTTACTCCCATGGACTTTTTTCTGTGGGGGTACCTCAAAAGTAAAGTTTATGAAACCGCCCCACCGACCATCTcagcattaaaagaaaatatcgttcgCGAGGTTCATGACATCCCGACGTCCCTTCTGCAGCGAGTGGCGCGGAATACTGAAGCCAGATTCCAAGAGTGTGTCCGACGTGATGGTCAACATTTAGACGAAataatttttaagaaataa